The Thermosipho japonicus region TGATTGACAAATAATTTTTACATTGGTCAGGGTGTAATTTATTTTAATTCTTTCAAACAAAAAGGATAAACTAAATTATTGAAACTTTCCCTCAAAATCTATTTTAATTCTTAATATGTTATAATAAAATAAATGAAAACGGAGAAAAATTTAGGATGTGAAAATTATGTTAGAAGAAATCATTAAAGAATTGGAAAATAATTCTAACGAAAAGAAAGCCAAAGCTAGTTATAAATTCTTTAAAGCTTTTCCTGGTGGGTATAGTGAAGGTGATAAATTTTTAGGTTTAACTGTACCTATACAAAGAAAAATAGCAAAAAAATATAAAAATTTACCTTTAGAAGATGTAGAAAAGCTTTTGCAATCAAAATATCATGAGCACAGATTAACTGCATTATTTATTTTAATCCTTAATTATAAAAACAAAAAAGAAGAAGTGATAAATATATATTTAAGAAATTTAGATAGAGTAAATAATTGGGACTTAGTTGATTCTTCCGCCCCATATTTATTAGGACCTTACTTAGAAAATAAAGATAGAAGTATACTATTTGAGCTTGCAAAATCAGATAATTTATGGAAACAAAGAATTGCAATTTTAACAACATTCTATTTTATCAAAGAAAACGATTTTAAAGATACTTTAAAAATAAGTAAATTGCTATTAAATCATAAACATGACTTAATCCATAAAGCTGTTGGATGGATGCTACGTGAAATCGGAAAGAGAGATAAAAAAGTTGAAGAAGAATTTTTAAAAAAATACTATAAAAAAATGCCAAGAACAATGCTAAGATATGCCATTGAAAAATTTTCTGAAGAACAAAGACAAAAAATTCTTAAAGGAATATGGTAAAATTTGTATTTCAAAAAAACTTTTTATAAACAAACAAAAGCCCCATATTCGGGGCTTTTTGACTTAAAAATTAATTTTTAATCAATCTCCAAAAAATAAATCAAACTGGTGGCGAGGGACGGAATCGAACCGTCGACACGTGGATTTTCAGTCCACTGCTCTACCAACTGAGCTACCTCGCCACCTTTAAGAACTCATGGTGGGTGCGGCAGGACTTGAACCTACGACCTCCTGCTTGTAAGGCAGGCGCTCTCCCACTGAGCTACGCACCCCAACCTACTGGCGCCCCCAACGGGATTCGAACCCGTGCCTCTGGCTTGAAAGGCCAGTGTCCTAGACCGCTAGACGATGGGGGCTTATTACTTCAAGATTTCCTCCTTATTTCCTTTTCAACTTCGTGAGCAACCGATAATTATCATATCAAAAAACATTTCAATTGTCAAGCAGAATTTTTGTAACTTTTCTCTGACAAGTAAAAAAATATGTTGTTAATATAAAAAATATCTCTTTATCATATTTATAGAATTTATGGTAAAATAAATATGACATATTTTTTCAGAGGTGATTAAATGGCAAAAGGCACTGATATAATTGTAGCAATAATGATTGCTGCTATTGTTTTATTAATGATTCTTCCAATTCCTGGTTTTTTATTAGACTTTTTTCAACTTTTAAATCTTTCTCTTTCACTAATAATCCTTTTTTCAACAATGTATATTAGAAAAGCACTCGAACTTTCTTCGTTCCCTACAATATTGTTAGTTATAACATTGTTCAGGCTTGGATTAAATGTAGCTTCTACAAGATTAATATTACTTCAAGGCCCAAAATTTTCTGGTAAAGTTATCAGAGCTTTTGGTGACTTTGTCGTTGGCGGTAATTATGTCGTTGGTCTCGTAGTATTTTTAATACTTGTCATAATTCAATTTATAGTAATTACTAGAGGTTCAGAAAGAATTGCAGAAGTTGCAGCAAGGTTTACACTTGATGCAATGCCTGGAAAGCAAATGAGTGTTGATGCAGATTTAAACGCAGGTTTAATTACAGAAGATGAAGCAAGAAAAAGACGTGAAGAAATAAGAAGAGAAGCTGATTTTTATGGAGCAATGGATGGTGCTTCGAAATTTGTTAGAGGTGACGCAATAGCTAGTATAATAATAGTTCTTGTAAATATAATTGGTGGCTTAATTATAGGAATATTGACCCACAAAATGACTGTATCTGAAGCTGCTCAAACATTTACTCTATTTACAGTAGGTGATGGACTTGTAACCCAAATTCCTGCTTTAATGGTTTCTACTGCAACTGGTATATTAGTATCAAGGGCAGCTTCAGAAGATAATCTTGGAAATGAATTAGTAAGAGAATTAAGCGGCGAAAAAAAGGTAATAATCCTAACAGGATTTATCCTTATATTCCTTGGAATCTTTACTCCTATTCCTTTTTCTGCTGCAGTTTTAGGAACATTATTTATGATCACCGGTTTCTTAATTAAAAGCACAACAGAACCTCAACTTGAAAGCGTTGGTGGTAGTGCTGAAATTCCAACAGCTCAAGCACCAAGTGGACCTATTTTAACTACTCCACAGGAAGTATCAGAAATTTTGCAAACTGATACTGTAGAAGTTGAAATTGGATATGGTCTTATACCTCTTGCTGATACATCTCAAGGTGGAGATTTATTAGAAAGGGTAACAATGGTAAGAAAACAAATTGCATATGAATTAGGATTAGTAATATCGCCAATAAGGGTACGTGACAGTGTCTTACTAAAATCAAACGAATATGCTATATTTATCAGAGGAGCAGAAGTTGCAAAATATGAATTAATGCCTAATAGATTACTTGCAATCAATCCAGGAACAGTTACTGAAAAAATACCAGGAATCGAAACAAAAGAGCCCGCTTTTGGACTCCAAGCATTTTGGATTGATGAAAGTAAAAAAGAAGAAGCTAGTAGATTAGGGTATACCGTTGTTGATCCTCCAACAGTTTTTGCAACACATTTAACAGAAGTACTAAAAAGAAACGCTCATGAATTACTAGGCACAAGAGAATTTGAACTACTTGTTGAAGGCTTAAGAAGTAAATTTGAAAAGCTTGTAGATGATCTGTTTAATGTATTAAAACCATCTGATGTAAAAAAAGTTCTTCAGAGATTATTAAAAGAAGGTATTCCTATAAGAAATCTTTCTTTAATATTTGAAACTTTATTAGAATATGGTGAACAAACAAAAGATGTAATTTATTTGACAGAAAAAGTAAGAAAGGCTATGAAAAGACAAATTATTACTCCTTTAATATCACCAGATGGAATTTTACATGCAGTTGCTATTGATAATGAGCTTGAAAAAAATTTGGTAAATCTTGTAAGAGAAAGTGATACGGAAAGATATCTTGATCTAAATCCAGAAATAATGAGAGAATTAATTGAGTCAATTTCTAACTCTCTAGAAAATATTATGAAAAAAGGTTATAATCCTGTATTAATCTGCTCATCAACATTAAGGCCACTTATATCAGATTTACTTTTAAAATTTATTCCAGGTGTTTTTATAATATCATATGATGAAATACCTGAAAATGTTTCTATGCAAATCGAAGGAGTGGTTAGGTTATGATAGTGAAAAAATATGTTGTAAAAGATATAAAAGAAGCACTTGAGAAAATTAAAATTGAGCTTGGAAAAGATGCAGTAATTTTAGGAACAAGAAAAATTAAAAAAGGTGGTTTTTTAGGTATAGGGGCTAAAACTTTCTTGGAAGTTACTGCTGCTGTTGAAGAAAAAGAAGTAGAAAAACAAAAACAAAATGAAAATAAACAAATATATCAGTTACAAGAATTATTATCAAAAAATTCTAAAACTACAACTTCTAGTTCTGAACTATCCGAAATTAAAAAAATGATGTATGAACTAAAAACGATGGTTTCCAGCCAAAAGCCGGACAATGAACCCGAATGGAGTAAAGATCTAAGAAAATCTTTGTCATTTCATGATGTTAATTTTGAAATCATCGAAAAAATTATTGAATATATAAAAATAAAATATGGAAGTATAGACTTCAATGACGAAAATAGTAGGTTTGTACTATCTGAAGTTTTTTTGCCATTTATAAAAACTGAAGTTCCAGATTTAACTGGAAAGGTAATGTTTGTTGGTCCAACAGGTGTTGGAAAAACTACAACACTTGCAAAGCTTGCGGCAAAAATGTCAATTAATAACCACAAAAAAGTTGGAATACTTACTTTAGATACATATAGGATAGCCGCAACTGAACAATTAAAAACCTATGCAACACTGATGGATATTCCAATGAGAGTAGCATATACTCCAAAAGAAGCAAAAATTGAGCTTGAAGCAATGTCTGATTTTGACCTTGTTTTTATAGATACAGCAGGAAGAAGCCAAAAAAATGATCTACAAATGAATGAAATTAAAGCAATGTCAGAAATTATAAACCCAGACTTTATTTTTTTAGTTGTAGGGATGCAGTATAGAAGTAATGATGTAGAATTAATTACTAAAAAATTTTCGACAGTTTCTCCAACACACGTAATTTTAACAAAAATGGATGAAACATCTTCTTTAGGACATTTCTTGAATATAGGTCATTATATAAACAGTCCAATAATCTTTGTTACAAATGGCCAAAGAGTTCCCGATGATATTATGGAAGCAAACAACAAAGAACTCTCTATAATCTTGTCCAGAGAGGTGCTAAATTATGTTAAATCAAGCAAGCAATTTGATTAATCTTGAAAATGTTGTTTTAATTGGTAGTGGAAAAGGTGGAGTTGGAAAAACATTAATTACAGTAAACCTAGCTATTGTTTTAAAACAGTTAGGGTATAAAGTATTAATATTTGATTTAGACGTTGGTTTTACAAATTCTGATGTTCTTTTAAATGTGCATCCACAATATTCTATAAACGATCTATTACTAAATAAATGTGAAAGGGAAGATGTAATCTGTTCAACAGAATATGGTGTAGATCTTGTAAGTGTAGGAAGTGACATTGAATCAATTTTCAACTTTAATCCAGAAAATACTAAAAACTTTTACATAAAATTTGCACAAATTGCAAAAGATTACGATTTTACACTCATAGATCTTCCACCTGGTTATAATAACAACTACGCTCCGTTTTTTAATAGTGCTACACACACTATTACAATCACTACTACACATCCTACTTCTCTTGTAAACTCATATACTTTTGTTAAAATTTTAATACACAAAGGTGTCCCATCTTCTAACATACACTTAGTTGGAAATAACGTTGAAAATTATAACGAATCTCTTGAAAATCTTAAACGTTTTTCATCGGTTTTAGAAAAGTTTACA contains the following coding sequences:
- the flhA gene encoding flagellar biosynthesis protein FlhA — encoded protein: MAKGTDIIVAIMIAAIVLLMILPIPGFLLDFFQLLNLSLSLIILFSTMYIRKALELSSFPTILLVITLFRLGLNVASTRLILLQGPKFSGKVIRAFGDFVVGGNYVVGLVVFLILVIIQFIVITRGSERIAEVAARFTLDAMPGKQMSVDADLNAGLITEDEARKRREEIRREADFYGAMDGASKFVRGDAIASIIIVLVNIIGGLIIGILTHKMTVSEAAQTFTLFTVGDGLVTQIPALMVSTATGILVSRAASEDNLGNELVRELSGEKKVIILTGFILIFLGIFTPIPFSAAVLGTLFMITGFLIKSTTEPQLESVGGSAEIPTAQAPSGPILTTPQEVSEILQTDTVEVEIGYGLIPLADTSQGGDLLERVTMVRKQIAYELGLVISPIRVRDSVLLKSNEYAIFIRGAEVAKYELMPNRLLAINPGTVTEKIPGIETKEPAFGLQAFWIDESKKEEASRLGYTVVDPPTVFATHLTEVLKRNAHELLGTREFELLVEGLRSKFEKLVDDLFNVLKPSDVKKVLQRLLKEGIPIRNLSLIFETLLEYGEQTKDVIYLTEKVRKAMKRQIITPLISPDGILHAVAIDNELEKNLVNLVRESDTERYLDLNPEIMRELIESISNSLENIMKKGYNPVLICSSTLRPLISDLLLKFIPGVFIISYDEIPENVSMQIEGVVRL
- the flhF gene encoding flagellar biosynthesis protein FlhF, which encodes MIVKKYVVKDIKEALEKIKIELGKDAVILGTRKIKKGGFLGIGAKTFLEVTAAVEEKEVEKQKQNENKQIYQLQELLSKNSKTTTSSSELSEIKKMMYELKTMVSSQKPDNEPEWSKDLRKSLSFHDVNFEIIEKIIEYIKIKYGSIDFNDENSRFVLSEVFLPFIKTEVPDLTGKVMFVGPTGVGKTTTLAKLAAKMSINNHKKVGILTLDTYRIAATEQLKTYATLMDIPMRVAYTPKEAKIELEAMSDFDLVFIDTAGRSQKNDLQMNEIKAMSEIINPDFIFLVVGMQYRSNDVELITKKFSTVSPTHVILTKMDETSSLGHFLNIGHYINSPIIFVTNGQRVPDDIMEANNKELSIILSREVLNYVKSSKQFD
- a CDS encoding P-loop NTPase; amino-acid sequence: MLNQASNLINLENVVLIGSGKGGVGKTLITVNLAIVLKQLGYKVLIFDLDVGFTNSDVLLNVHPQYSINDLLLNKCEREDVICSTEYGVDLVSVGSDIESIFNFNPENTKNFYIKFAQIAKDYDFTLIDLPPGYNNNYAPFFNSATHTITITTTHPTSLVNSYTFVKILIHKGVPSSNIHLVGNNVENYNESLENLKRFSSVLEKFTGEKMGSLTIIKRHNLVEKSVFNRKPFVIDHPKIQPTFALYRIASILTKKDISYKENILDKILSFFRSEHE
- a CDS encoding DNA alkylation repair protein — translated: MLEEIIKELENNSNEKKAKASYKFFKAFPGGYSEGDKFLGLTVPIQRKIAKKYKNLPLEDVEKLLQSKYHEHRLTALFILILNYKNKKEEVINIYLRNLDRVNNWDLVDSSAPYLLGPYLENKDRSILFELAKSDNLWKQRIAILTTFYFIKENDFKDTLKISKLLLNHKHDLIHKAVGWMLREIGKRDKKVEEEFLKKYYKKMPRTMLRYAIEKFSEEQRQKILKGIW